A single window of Anaerocolumna chitinilytica DNA harbors:
- a CDS encoding immunoglobulin-like domain-containing protein produces the protein MRKKQLFICAIIIFLAIFTVIIILLTRHAGDKDLVYLSLVKEVYDKKEKEITINIHNDTKEQYIYGERYDFQVYKDNKWEDVAYVDNNLNLYFADVGLVLGPNSVKHDILRLDLYSISPGQYQYIKKVNNKELIVKFIIK, from the coding sequence ATGAGAAAAAAACAGCTATTTATATGCGCTATTATTATTTTTTTAGCAATATTTACTGTAATTATCATACTACTAACTAGACATGCCGGTGATAAAGATTTGGTTTACTTGAGTTTGGTTAAGGAGGTGTATGATAAAAAAGAGAAAGAAATCACAATAAATATTCATAATGATACAAAAGAACAATATATCTACGGAGAACGATATGATTTTCAAGTATATAAAGATAATAAATGGGAAGACGTAGCATATGTTGATAATAACCTTAACTTGTATTTCGCAGATGTTGGATTAGTTTTAGGACCTAATTCAGTAAAACATGATATACTTCGCTTAGATCTTTATAGTATATCACCTGGCCAATATCAATATATAAAAAAAGTCAATAACAAAGAACTTATTGTTAAGTTTATAATAAAGTAA
- a CDS encoding chymotrypsin family serine protease has translation MNRSSQNNSNPISIVEDNDYQKTEATNLVGGDVIIHNGYYFTLSIGGSAYGSKAILFNGHFTAPGYEVDTASGTRLGTLAAKQFSNNQVGDNSIATVNSDFNTTNLVKGSSQNFAITGTYNNPPVGTLLYKYGGTSGIAAVTVTGTNQSMSVVSDGTTYVIKGMTNANITSGSSAGGDSGGPYYSWYNNGWAYSGVHSASDSTSVSFTPLINITGFSVKTN, from the coding sequence ATGAATAGGAGTTCTCAGAATAATTCTAATCCAATTTCGATTGTGGAAGATAATGATTATCAAAAAACAGAGGCCACTAATTTAGTTGGAGGAGATGTTATAATTCACAATGGATATTATTTTACATTAAGTATCGGAGGAAGTGCTTATGGCAGTAAAGCTATTTTATTTAATGGCCATTTTACAGCCCCAGGCTATGAAGTAGACACTGCATCAGGGACAAGATTAGGGACTTTAGCTGCTAAACAATTTAGTAATAATCAAGTAGGTGATAACAGTATTGCAACTGTAAACAGTGATTTTAACACTACAAATCTTGTAAAAGGATCATCTCAGAATTTTGCTATCACTGGTACTTACAATAACCCTCCAGTAGGAACGCTTTTATATAAATATGGTGGTACTTCTGGTATAGCTGCAGTTACAGTTACTGGAACAAATCAATCAATGAGTGTTGTGTCAGATGGTACAACATATGTTATAAAGGGAATGACAAATGCAAATATTACGTCCGGATCAAGTGCTGGTGGTGATAGCGGAGGTCCATATTATTCATGGTACAATAATGGTTGGGCATATTCAGGTGTACATTCTGCGAGTGATTCTACTTCAGTTTCTTTTACACCACTAATTAATATAACAGGATTCTCAGTTAAAACAAACTAA